AGCTGCTCTTCAGCCGGAGTGAAGAGCACGGGAATCATGAAGGTCTCGGTATTTTGCCAGGGGATGTTGTCAGATTTGAAGAGAGAGCAGAGTATAAGGTTCCACATATGGGATGGAATGAGCTTGAATTCAAGCATGAGGATAGCCCTCTGTTTGATGGACTGGAGGAAGGGCATGTGTACTTTGTCCATTCCTATCATGTGAAGCCGGAAGTGGAATCGAATCTGCTGGCAGTTACGGATTATGGGTATCCAGTGACCGCAATTGTCGGCCAAGGCTCTGTATATGGCATGCAGTTTCATCCCGAGAAGAGCGGAGAGCTGGGAATGCAGCTCCTGAACAATTTCCTGCGTTTAGCGGAAGCTTCTAAATGAGAGGATGAATAAGTCTTAAGAATCTATTGTAACGAGGAGCTTATAGCTATAGCTCTCTTGAATGATGGGGTCAAGATTGGTGTGAGAATCCAGAGAGATGATGGGGGAGGCCTGAATTAGTATGTCTTTGTTCACTATATATCCGGCGATTGATATTCGAGGCGGCAAATGTGTAAGGCTGGTGCAAGGAGACTATAACCAAGAGACGGTGTACAACGACAGTCCGGTAGATGCTGCCAAGGAGTGGGAGGCGCAGGGAGGCTCCTTCATCCATTTGGTCGATCTTGATGGAGCGAAGGAAGGTAAGCCGGTGAATGCTGAAGTCATCGGAAAAATTGCCTCCGCTGTAAATGTTCCTGTGCAAGTCGGAGGCGGGCTGCGCCGGATTGAGGATGTAGAACAGCTTCTGTCACTTGGCGTCGGCCGGGTTATTCTCGGTACTGCGGCAATCGAGGATCGGCAGTTTACAGAGAAGGTGCTTGCTTCCTATGGTGACAAGGTAGCTATTGGCATTGATGCAAGAGACGGTTATGTGGCGACAAGAGGCTGGCTTGAAACTTCTCAGGTTAAAGCGGAGGTGCTGGCCAAGGAGCTTGCTGCATACGGAGCTAAGACTTTTATTTTCACGGATATTTCGAGAGACGGAATGATGCAGGGTCCGAATATTGAAGCCATTGTATCCTTAGCTGAGGTCAGCGGACAGCAGGTGATTGCTTCCGGCGGAGTCAGCACGATGGAAGATCTGGTGCGTCTGCACAGATACAGAGATCAGGGCGTCAGCGGTGCGATCGTTGGAAAGGCCTTGTATACGGGAGCGATTGATCTGAGACAGGCGATCGAGACGATGAATAACAATGGTTTAACGTAAGCGAGTATAGACGAAAGAGCGAGAGAAGAGGTGGACCTATGCTGGCCAAGCGAATCATTCCGTGCCTGGATGTAAAGGACGGCAGAGTAGTAAAGGGAGTCAATTTCGTCAATCTGAGAGACGCCGGTGATCCTGTAGAGCTGGCTGCCTTGTATGATAAGGAAGGGGCAGACGAGATTGTCTTCTTGGACATTTCGGCCTCAGCAGAAGGGCGGGAGACGATGATTGAGGTCGTCCGTCAAACCGCTGGAGAAATTGCGATTCCTTTCACAGTCGGCGGGGGAATCAAGCATGTGGATGACATGAAGAGAATTTTGCGTGCGGGTGCGGACAAGATCGGGATTAATACAGCCGCTGTACTGAATCCGGATTTAATTACTCAAGGTGCACAGCGGTTCGGTTCTCAGTGTATTGTGGTTGCCGTCGATGCCAAGTGGAACGAGTCCATTGGCGATTGGGAGGTATATACACACGGCGGGAGAAAGGCTGCGGGGATTCGGGCACTGGATTGGGTCAAACGAGCTGAGCAGCTGGGAGCTGGAGAAGTACTCTTAACGAGCATGGATACAGACGGAACGAAGGACGGATTCGATATCGCACTGACGAAGGCTGTCAGTGAGACAGTCGGCATTCCCGTTATTGCTTCAGGCGGTGCAGGGCAAGAAGCGCATTTTGAAGAAGTGTTCACAGAAGGCAAAGCAGATGCAGGGCTAGCTGCAACGATCTTCCACTATAAAGAGATCGCGATACCGCATCTCAAACAGCAGCTGAAATCCAAAGGGGTTGAAATTCGATGAGTACAGAACTAGCAATAGAAGCCGTCCGTTTTGATGAAAAGGGTCTAGTCCCTGCCATCGTTCAGGATGCGGACACCAAAGAAGTGCTGATGATGGCCTATATGAATGAAGAGTCGCTGCTGAAGTCCATCTCAACGGGAGAGACCTGGTTCTGGTCTCGTTCGCGGAACGAGCTGTGGAATAAGGGGGCGACGTCCGGTAATGTTCAGTCGATCATAACTATGAAGTACGATTGTGATGGAGACACGCTGCTTATGCTGGTAGAGCCAAAAGGCCCAGCTTGCCATACGGGCGAGAACAGCTGTTTTTATCGTGAGATTCGTGGACTGGCTCGAACGAATGCTTCTGTGACTGTACGCGGTACTAGTGAGGGTGGTTCTGCATCGGAAGTCCGGTTTGAAGTACTGGCTGAGCTGGAGCGTGTCATCTCAGAGCGTGAGAAGGAGCGCCCTGAAGGTGCATATACGACATATCTGTTCGATAAAGGCGTAGATAAGATCCTCAAGAAGATCGGTGAGGAAGCGTCAGAAACGATCATCGCTGCCAAGAATAAGGATAATCAGGAGCTCAGACTTGAGGTCAGTGACCTGATCTATCATTTACTCGTTCTCCTTGAAGAACGGAAGCTGCCGCTGGATGAGATCATGCAGGAGCTCAGTCTTCGTCATGAACGTCCACGCCGGGATTAAGGAAGGTGAGAGCTCTATGTCTATGCTAATCGACTTTCATACACATCATGCCCGCTGCGGGCATGCCGTTGGAGAGCTGGAAGCCTATGTACAGCAAGCCGTTCGGCTCGGTTACAGCCAAATTGGGCTGTCCGATCATATGCCGCTGATCCACGTCGATCCGGCAACGTATTATCCTGAAATGGCCATGCCAATGGAGGAGCTTCCCCGCTACGTGGAGGAGTGTTTATCACTGAAGGAGAAGTACAAGGGACAAATCGAGGTGCGCGTCGGTCTTGAAGGTGACTACATCGAGGGATGGGAGGAGAAGATTGAGCAGATCATTCATGCCTATCCTTTTGATTATGTCATCGGCTCCGTTCACTTCTTGAAGGAATGGGACATTTCGGATTATCGGCAGGTGCATAACTGGGAGAACAAGGATGTTCTTGAAGTGTACAAGACGTATTACGATGCAGTGAAGAAGGCGGCACGCTCAGGGCTCTATGATTTTCTCGGGCACATTGATGTGATCAAACGTTTCGGCTATACACCCAAGCCAGTGGAAGCAGAGGAATGGTTGCAGCTGGAGAGCTCCGTCCTTGAGACGATTGCCGCAAGCAGGATGGCAATAGAGCTGAATGCCTCTGGTCTATCCAAGCCTTGTGCGGAGATGTTCCCGAGCCGGCGAATACTTGAGAAAGCCTGTGAACTGAATATTCCAATCACGGTTGGATCTGATGCACATGATCCGGCGAAAGTAGGCGAGCATGTCGATCAGGCAAGAGAACTTCTAAGAGAAATCGGCTACACTGAGCTTGCCGTATTCGAGCAGCGAAAACGGTCGTCTGTTCCATTGTAATCCGCTCGCCTAAGAGTATAATGGAAATATAAGGTTGTATTACGGATGACTAGTAGTGACGTCAAAAATTCAGCTCCAGGAGGTATGTATGCAGCATTCTCTCCGTATATTTTCGGGTTCGTCCAACCCTCAGCTTGTACAAAATATTTGCCGCAAGCTTGGAGTCGAATCGGGTAAGCTCAAAATATCCCGCTTCAAGAGTGGTGAGATTTATGTGCACTATGAGGAAACGATCCGAAATTGTGATGTATTTCTAGTCCAATCGCTGTCGAGACCGATCAACGAACTGCTCGTGGAGCTGCTCGTGATGATTGATGCCGCCAAGCGGGCATCTGCCCGAACGATTAATGTCATTTTGCCCTATTATGGCTATGCAAGGCAGGAACGCAAATCCGCACCACGAGAGCCGATCTCTGCCAAGCTGCTGGCGGATGTACTGACGACAGCGGGTGCGAGCAGAGTCGTAACGATCGACCTGCATGCTGCAGCAATCCAGGGCTTCTTCAATATACCCGTTGATCACCTGACGGCTCTTGATTTGATATGTGACTACTTGAAGAGTAAAAATATTGCGAATCCGGTTATTGTGTCACCGGATGCAGGCCGGGCCTCCATGGCGGAGAAGCTGGCCAGCAGACTGGACTCACCATTCGCCATCATGATTAAGAAGCGTCCCAATCATAATGAATCGGTTATTACTCATGTTATCGGGGATGTAGATGGCAGGACACCGATTATAATAGAAGATTTAATTGATACAGGTACGACCATTGTAAATGTGGTGGAGGGGCTTAAAGAGAGAGGAGCCGGTCCTGCTATTGTCTGCGCGACGCATGGTCTATTTTCAGGACCAGCCTTGGAAAGGCTTACGCACCCTCATATTTCTGAGATTGTGGTCACCGACTCCATAGCGTTGCCCGAATCAGGTAATCCTTCGTGCTTCACGGTCTTGTCCGTTGCACCGATGCTGGCGAGAGCGATTCGTATTATTCTTGATGGCGGCTCAATTGCCACGTTGTTTAAGGATGCTGGTGTATAGAAGTTCTCCCTATAGACGGGAGAGCTTTTTTTATTACCACTCCATGAAGATGGATAGTATATATTTTCATTGAGTGCATAGTTTTGCAATACCGGCGAAGAGTTGCTCAGATTATGTTATACTGGAGAGTATGAAATTGTATGTTATGGGGAGGTGCCTTGGCACATATGAAAAGCAAGCCACAGCGGACTGACAGCTCTTCTAATAATGTTATACAGGTTCATCTCGATGCTTCTTTCTTCTTTGAAAGAGCCGTCCGCGAGCTGGATCGCAATCATTATGACAAGGCGCTTAAATATTTTCGCAAAGCTGTTGAATATGAACCGGACAATCCGGTGAATCATTGTAATATGGCGGGTATATTATCAGAGATGGGTGATTATGCCGGCTCGAATGAAGTATTGGAGCATATCATGAAGCACGTTGACTCTGGAATGACAGAATGCTACTTCTATATGGCCAATAACTACGCCAACATGGAGCAGTTTGAATCTGCCGAGGAAGCACTGGTGACCTATTTGGAGGAGGATGAGCAAGGGCACTTTCTCGAAGAAGCAGAGGAAATGATGGAGCTTCTATCTCACGAGCTCAAACGCAAGCCTCATGTTAAAAGGATCAAAGCAAGAGAAGGCGTTGCAGAGCATGATTATGCGCGCAGCTTGCTGGAGGAAGGCAAATTTGCACAGGCAGCAGAAATGCTGGAGAGCATCGCTTCCGAGCATCCTGATTTTGTATCAGCACGCAACAATCTAGCTCTGGCTTACTATTATATGGGACGATTCCCGAAAGCCAAGCAAACGATATACGATCTGCTTGAGCAGGAGCCCGGCAATTTGCATGCACTGTGCAATCTGGCGATTTTTTATCAGAACGAAGGAGACACAGAGCAAGTGGCACTGCTATTGAAGCAGCTCTTGACCCTGGTTCCTTTTGAACAAGAGCATGTATTTAAGCTGGGCACTACGATGGGGATCTTAGGTCAGCACGAAGCGGCCTATATGCATTTCCGCCGGCTGATGAAGAGTGGAGAGGCTGGGAGTGATCCTTCACTCGTGCATTATACGGCTGTCGCCGCATGCAATACCGAAAGGTATGATACAGCGAAACGACTGTGGCAGATGGTCAGTCAGCTGGATCCGGAGTCAGAGGTACCGAAGTTTTATTTGGACCAGCTCCATTCGAGAAGAGAGGATCAAAGCGTAGGTCCTGTAAGCTACCACTATCATTTACCGTTCGAAGAGCAATTTCGTCTGTGGGAGAAGTACGGAAGCCATGTGCCCGATGATATCAAAAAAGATCCGTTAATCCGTTCTTCCTTCTTCTGGGCTCTTCATCACGGCGATGATGCAACGAAGGCCAATGTCATTAGGGCGCTTCGAATAATTGGAGACTATGAGGTTCAGCAGGCTCTTACTTCTTTTTTGGAGGAGGAAGGGGAGAGTCTGGAGCTGAAGCAAATGGCGCTGTCTGTGCTCCGTGAGATTGGGGATCTGAACGAAACCGATATGGATGACGGAGCTTCGGAATCTCTGTCGAATTCTTACGGTCAAGGCACACCGGTACTGACGCAATACCGTTTTGGCCGAAGCGAACAGGGGCAGGAGTCATCTCCTGTACTGGATGATCGGCAGCAGGCAAGGTCGTCGACATGGCTCTCGAGAAAATGAATAAACGATCTGAGCATTTGCGTGAAGGTGTTCAGCATTTATGGGCAGACTATCTGATGAGAGTGTCTCCTGACATGCCGGCCATTCAGCATACAGAAGGATGGTCAGCTGCCCTGGAATATCTGACGATGAAGTATGTATCTAAGGGAACAACGTATTCAGAACTGGCCCAAAGATACGGGATTTCTGCATCAACTGTAAGCAGATACGTGAAGCAAATTGATCGTGTATGTGATATTCAGCATCGAATTGAACACATCTTTCAGGCTCTGAAGGAGAAGAAATCGTAGCATTCCACAATAAACGCTAGGGAGGTATCCGTATGTCTCACTATAGATCGGTTATTATTGGAACAGGACCCGCAGGTCTGACTTCAGCCATATACTTGGCTCGTGCGAATATGAATCCACTCGTGATCGAGGGTCTTGAGCCAGGTGGACAATTGACAACCACAACAGAGGTGGAGAACTTCCCGGGCTTTCCCGAAGGGATTCTAGGTCCTGAGCTGATGGACAACATGCGCAAGCAGGCTGAACGCTTTGGTGCGGAGTTTAAGAGCGGCTGGGTGGACGACATCGACTTGTCTGTGAAGCCATTCCGTATCAAAGTGGAAGGGCGGGAGGAAATAACGGCCGATGCCGTTATCATCTCAACGGGAGCCTCTGCCAAGTATCTTGGTATTCCAGGGGAAAAAGAAAACGTAGGCCGCGGTGTCAGCACCTGTGCGACTTGTGACGGTTTCTTTTTCCGGGGCAAGAAAATTGTCGTCATCGGCGGAGGAGATTCAGCGATGGAGGAAGCCAACTTCCTGACTCGTTTTGCCTCCAGCGTGACCGTCGTTCACCGCCGGGAGGAGCTGCGTGCTTCAAAGATTATGCAGGACCGTGCACGTGGGAATGAAAAAGTGGAGTGGGCTCTTAATCGTACACCGCTTGAGGTCGTAGTGGAGGAGTCAGGGGTCAAAGGTCTCAAGGTGAAGAACAACGAGACAGGCGAAGAAGAGCTGATAGAAGCTTCCGGCGTGTTTGTCGCAATTGGACACCGTCCCAATACGGAATTCCTGAAAGAACAGATTACACTGGATGCCGGGGGCTACATTGCAGTTCATCCAGGCACAACGGAAACAAACATTCCAGGCGTGTTTGCATGCGGCGACGTACAGGATACGAAGTATCGCCAGGCAATCACAGCGGCCGGGTCAGGCTGTATGGCCGCTATGGACTGTGAGAAGTATTTGGAAGGCAGCATGACTCATGACTGGAGCGAGACTCTCAATCCATAAATGAATACAAGATTCACATGACCAGCCGGGCACGTTTCTTTTGTGCCCGGCTGATTTTATGGGCAGCTGTACTAGCTGAAATTCTATGGAGAGCATTCAAGAATTTTTTGTTACAGGTCGCTTTTTATAAGGTGTTTTAGCACTTTCTTCGTCTTGACCGACTTTGTTCCTTCAATTATAGTGATAACGTAAGAATAAATATTACAGATGATAAAGGTGGCTTGCTAGCAATGTCTGAAAATATCTACGTTGGAGTGGATTTGGGCGGAACCGCAATCAAAGTCGGAATCTGCGACGAGCAAGGAAAGCTTCTACATACCTATGAAGGACCTACAGAAGTGGACAAAGGTGTAGATACGGTTATTAACAACATCGAGAAGTATGTCCGTCATATCGCAGAGGAGTCACCATACAGTTGGGACCAGCTTGCAGGAGTTGGTGCAGGAGTTGCCGGATTCACTAATGTGCGCGAAGGAATTATTATTCTGGCACCTAACGTAGGATTTCGAGATGTTCCGATTCGTTCCATTCTCGAAGAAAGACTTGGCAAGCCTGTCAAAATAGATAATGATGCGAATGTAGCAGCACTTGGCGAGGCATGGGCTGGTGCGGGCGCTGGCGTTGAGAATTGTGTGTGCTATACGCTTGGAACAGGCGTTGGCGGCGGTATTATTATTAATGGCAAGATCTATCAAGGCTTCTCGGGTATGGCTGGAGAGCTTGGCCATGTCAGCGTTGTCCCGGATCTTGAGGCGATTAAGTGCGGCTGTGGCAAGATGGGCTGTTTGGAAACCGTTTCATCTGCAACCGGTATTATTCGTATGGCGAAGGACGCTGTTGAACGCGGAGATCACACGAGCCTGAGCACTGTACCAACGATTATGGCGAAGGATGTGTTCGATGCAGCCAAAGCAGGAGATGAGGTAGCCCTTCGTATTGTTCGTCGTGCAGCCTTCTATCTCGGCAAATCACTGGCTGCAGTAGCAGCTGTACTGAACCCGCAGTCTTATATTATCGGGGGCGGCGTATCGAAGGCAGGAGACATCCTGTTCGACGAAGTGCGCAGCGTGTTCGCGAGCTACACCCCTGAACCACTGCAAGATGGGGTATCTATTGTACCCGCTACGCTTGGCAATGATGCAGGAATCGTCGGAGCCGCTGGACTGTTAATTCGATCTTAATTCATACAAGAAGTTATACGGGACGAACTGAAATTGATAGGGGGGATATTCATGTCAGAAGGTGAAAAATCACCAGCAGGAGGAGCAACCCTTATTATCATTACAGGGATGTCAGGAGCAGGGAAGACGATTGCAGTGCAAAGTCTTGAAGATCTGGGCTTCTTCTGTGTCGACAACCTGCCACCGGTTCTCATTCCTAAGTTTGCGGAGCTCATTGTGCAGTCAAACGGGAAGATCTCCAAAGTGGCGCTCGTCATCGATTTACGAGGACGCGAATTTTTTACGGCATTGTCGGAGTCTTTGAACTACATCAAGGATCACTTCACCATCC
This sequence is a window from Paenibacillus urinalis. Protein-coding genes within it:
- a CDS encoding ribose-phosphate diphosphokinase, translating into MQHSLRIFSGSSNPQLVQNICRKLGVESGKLKISRFKSGEIYVHYEETIRNCDVFLVQSLSRPINELLVELLVMIDAAKRASARTINVILPYYGYARQERKSAPREPISAKLLADVLTTAGASRVVTIDLHAAAIQGFFNIPVDHLTALDLICDYLKSKNIANPVIVSPDAGRASMAEKLASRLDSPFAIMIKKRPNHNESVITHVIGDVDGRTPIIIEDLIDTGTTIVNVVEGLKERGAGPAIVCATHGLFSGPALERLTHPHISEIVVTDSIALPESGNPSCFTVLSVAPMLARAIRIILDGGSIATLFKDAGV
- the hisH gene encoding imidazole glycerol phosphate synthase subunit HisH, translated to MTIAIVDYGMGNLHSVSKAVERLGYTALVTGNEQEILGASGVILPGVGAFGDAMQHLRETKLDTVVKQVSENGTPLLGICLGMQLLFSRSEEHGNHEGLGILPGDVVRFEERAEYKVPHMGWNELEFKHEDSPLFDGLEEGHVYFVHSYHVKPEVESNLLAVTDYGYPVTAIVGQGSVYGMQFHPEKSGELGMQLLNNFLRLAEASK
- the trxB gene encoding thioredoxin-disulfide reductase, with product MSHYRSVIIGTGPAGLTSAIYLARANMNPLVIEGLEPGGQLTTTTEVENFPGFPEGILGPELMDNMRKQAERFGAEFKSGWVDDIDLSVKPFRIKVEGREEITADAVIISTGASAKYLGIPGEKENVGRGVSTCATCDGFFFRGKKIVVIGGGDSAMEEANFLTRFASSVTVVHRREELRASKIMQDRARGNEKVEWALNRTPLEVVVEESGVKGLKVKNNETGEEELIEASGVFVAIGHRPNTEFLKEQITLDAGGYIAVHPGTTETNIPGVFACGDVQDTKYRQAITAAGSGCMAAMDCEKYLEGSMTHDWSETLNP
- the hisF gene encoding imidazole glycerol phosphate synthase subunit HisF; the encoded protein is MLAKRIIPCLDVKDGRVVKGVNFVNLRDAGDPVELAALYDKEGADEIVFLDISASAEGRETMIEVVRQTAGEIAIPFTVGGGIKHVDDMKRILRAGADKIGINTAAVLNPDLITQGAQRFGSQCIVVAVDAKWNESIGDWEVYTHGGRKAAGIRALDWVKRAEQLGAGEVLLTSMDTDGTKDGFDIALTKAVSETVGIPVIASGGAGQEAHFEEVFTEGKADAGLAATIFHYKEIAIPHLKQQLKSKGVEIR
- the hisA gene encoding 1-(5-phosphoribosyl)-5-[(5-phosphoribosylamino)methylideneamino]imidazole-4-carboxamide isomerase — protein: MSLFTIYPAIDIRGGKCVRLVQGDYNQETVYNDSPVDAAKEWEAQGGSFIHLVDLDGAKEGKPVNAEVIGKIASAVNVPVQVGGGLRRIEDVEQLLSLGVGRVILGTAAIEDRQFTEKVLASYGDKVAIGIDARDGYVATRGWLETSQVKAEVLAKELAAYGAKTFIFTDISRDGMMQGPNIEAIVSLAEVSGQQVIASGGVSTMEDLVRLHRYRDQGVSGAIVGKALYTGAIDLRQAIETMNNNGLT
- the hisIE gene encoding bifunctional phosphoribosyl-AMP cyclohydrolase/phosphoribosyl-ATP diphosphatase HisIE, with translation MSTELAIEAVRFDEKGLVPAIVQDADTKEVLMMAYMNEESLLKSISTGETWFWSRSRNELWNKGATSGNVQSIITMKYDCDGDTLLMLVEPKGPACHTGENSCFYREIRGLARTNASVTVRGTSEGGSASEVRFEVLAELERVISEREKERPEGAYTTYLFDKGVDKILKKIGEEASETIIAAKNKDNQELRLEVSDLIYHLLVLLEERKLPLDEIMQELSLRHERPRRD
- a CDS encoding ROK family glucokinase, yielding MSENIYVGVDLGGTAIKVGICDEQGKLLHTYEGPTEVDKGVDTVINNIEKYVRHIAEESPYSWDQLAGVGAGVAGFTNVREGIIILAPNVGFRDVPIRSILEERLGKPVKIDNDANVAALGEAWAGAGAGVENCVCYTLGTGVGGGIIINGKIYQGFSGMAGELGHVSVVPDLEAIKCGCGKMGCLETVSSATGIIRMAKDAVERGDHTSLSTVPTIMAKDVFDAAKAGDEVALRIVRRAAFYLGKSLAAVAAVLNPQSYIIGGGVSKAGDILFDEVRSVFASYTPEPLQDGVSIVPATLGNDAGIVGAAGLLIRS
- the hisJ gene encoding histidinol-phosphatase HisJ, which gives rise to MLIDFHTHHARCGHAVGELEAYVQQAVRLGYSQIGLSDHMPLIHVDPATYYPEMAMPMEELPRYVEECLSLKEKYKGQIEVRVGLEGDYIEGWEEKIEQIIHAYPFDYVIGSVHFLKEWDISDYRQVHNWENKDVLEVYKTYYDAVKKAARSGLYDFLGHIDVIKRFGYTPKPVEAEEWLQLESSVLETIAASRMAIELNASGLSKPCAEMFPSRRILEKACELNIPITVGSDAHDPAKVGEHVDQARELLREIGYTELAVFEQRKRSSVPL